A portion of the Stigmatella aurantiaca DW4/3-1 genome contains these proteins:
- a CDS encoding GPW/gp25 family protein: protein MAAQPEEDGFLGRGWAFPPSFDKRTGSVTLVAGAEDVDQSLRILFDTRPGDRIVLPAYGCDVRSFLFRTMDLTTLTEFKDILRTAILNWEPRIDVNAIELDTQRSLDGILLVTLDYTLRATNSRSNRVYPLYLQEGTNL from the coding sequence ATGGCCGCGCAACCCGAGGAGGATGGATTTCTGGGACGGGGGTGGGCCTTTCCCCCCTCCTTCGACAAACGCACGGGCTCGGTGACGCTCGTCGCGGGGGCCGAGGACGTCGATCAGAGCCTGCGCATCCTCTTCGATACCCGCCCCGGGGACCGCATCGTGCTGCCCGCCTACGGGTGCGATGTGCGCAGCTTCCTCTTCCGGACGATGGACTTGACCACCCTCACCGAGTTCAAGGACATCCTCCGCACCGCCATCTTGAACTGGGAGCCGCGCATTGATGTGAACGCGATCGAGCTCGACACGCAGCGGTCCCTGGACGGCATTCTGCTCGTCACCCTGGACTACACCCTCCGCGCGACGAACAGCCGGAGCAACCGCGTGTATCCGCTGTACCTGCAGGAAGGGACGAACCTGTAG
- a CDS encoding PAAR domain-containing protein, producing METPVGPATIPHVGMMIIGPGVPNVLIGSMPAAVLGDTLLCVGPPDVIIKGSSTVLISGRPAARMGDNTAHGGEIIFGLPNVLIGG from the coding sequence ATGGAGACCCCCGTGGGGCCCGCCACCATTCCCCACGTGGGGATGATGATCATCGGACCGGGGGTGCCCAACGTTCTCATCGGAAGCATGCCCGCGGCCGTGCTGGGGGACACCCTGCTGTGCGTGGGCCCGCCAGACGTCATCATCAAGGGCTCGTCCACGGTGCTCATCTCGGGGCGGCCCGCCGCTCGCATGGGGGACAACACCGCTCATGGCGGGGAGATCATCTTCGGACTCCCCAACGTGCTCATTGGAGGGTAG
- a CDS encoding DUF4255 domain-containing protein gives MIGTALSFVCGKLNTYFREAQHDSREVVSLCPPEGHAASSSHELTNRILFSLCNVLQETTLRNQPPSKGSSTASRPPRAPLSINLHVVFSANYTDYVTGLDFLSDVLSFLQAMPVFDHQNSPDLNPRIQKLAFSMVNLDYAQLSNLWSMLRVEYRPSALYEMRMLTLPQPGPSSSPSG, from the coding sequence GTGATTGGGACCGCCCTGAGCTTCGTCTGCGGCAAGCTCAACACCTACTTTCGCGAGGCCCAGCACGACTCGCGCGAGGTGGTGTCCCTCTGTCCCCCCGAGGGGCATGCGGCCTCCTCCTCCCACGAGCTCACCAACCGCATCCTCTTCTCGCTCTGCAACGTGCTTCAGGAGACCACGCTGCGCAACCAGCCCCCCTCCAAGGGCTCGTCCACCGCGAGCAGGCCGCCCCGGGCACCGCTCTCCATCAACCTCCACGTCGTCTTCTCCGCCAATTACACAGATTATGTGACGGGGCTCGATTTCCTCTCCGACGTGCTCTCCTTCCTTCAGGCCATGCCCGTGTTCGATCACCAGAACTCTCCCGATCTGAACCCGCGCATCCAGAAGCTTGCCTTCTCCATGGTCAACCTCGACTACGCGCAGCTGAGCAACCTCTGGAGCATGTTGCGCGTCGAGTACCGGCCCAGTGCCCTGTATGAGATGCGCATGTTGACACTCCCCCAGCCTGGGCCCTCGTCCTCGCCGTCCGGGTGA
- a CDS encoding phage tail sheath family protein — protein MALTLQTPGVYNVEQDAFANSVVPVETAIPAFVGYTARADYQQKSVLNEPVIINSMHDFHTYFGKLDPATPGSGPQPSPPYAQYSPIYHLTKSAGTGDIVLGGTAYDIEPDAATIYYLYNSIRLFFLNGGGTAVVVSVGTFGKPNGKAKAATDPLINPNVKLADLKRGLDAVQGEPLPTMLVVPDGSLLSAADNATLMQYMLNQCGAVSSRVALLDVQGGLEPDPLQWSNQITTFRTSVGVNNLSYGAAYYPFLETTLSSPSDIDYDNCGGAAELAKILPDAGTDPVQTIINTIIKPPATNAPTAEMSNAALLAASPSYNAVLTAVLGFINTVPPSGAVAGIYTRVDHAQGVWRAPANVSLTAVTDATFRVTDPIQAQLNVDALTGKSINAIRTFSGQGVLVWGARTLAGNSQDWRYLNVRRTLIMIEQSVKLAARAYVFSPNDASTWTTVKSTITNFLLGLWGQGALVGAKAPDAFSVNVGLGVTMSAQDILDGRMNIAVKVAIVRPAEFIVITYTQQQQQQG, from the coding sequence ATGGCCCTGACCCTGCAGACTCCGGGTGTCTACAACGTCGAGCAAGACGCTTTTGCCAACTCTGTCGTCCCCGTGGAGACGGCGATCCCAGCGTTCGTGGGCTACACGGCCCGCGCGGACTATCAGCAGAAGTCCGTGCTGAACGAGCCGGTCATCATCAACTCGATGCATGACTTTCACACCTACTTCGGGAAGCTGGACCCCGCGACGCCGGGCAGCGGGCCTCAGCCCTCGCCGCCCTACGCGCAGTACAGCCCCATCTATCACCTCACGAAGTCCGCGGGGACGGGGGACATCGTCCTGGGGGGCACGGCGTATGACATCGAGCCGGACGCGGCCACCATCTACTACCTCTACAACAGCATCCGCCTCTTCTTCCTCAACGGGGGCGGGACGGCGGTCGTGGTGTCCGTGGGCACCTTTGGCAAGCCCAACGGCAAGGCCAAGGCCGCCACGGATCCGCTGATCAACCCCAACGTCAAGCTCGCGGACCTCAAGCGAGGGCTGGACGCGGTCCAGGGCGAGCCCCTGCCGACGATGCTCGTCGTCCCGGATGGGAGCCTGCTGAGCGCCGCCGACAACGCCACGTTGATGCAGTACATGCTCAACCAGTGCGGCGCCGTCTCGAGCCGGGTGGCCCTGCTGGATGTGCAGGGAGGCCTGGAGCCCGATCCGCTCCAGTGGAGCAACCAGATCACCACCTTCCGGACCTCGGTGGGGGTGAACAACCTGAGCTACGGCGCGGCCTACTACCCCTTCCTGGAGACCACGCTCTCCTCGCCGTCGGACATCGACTACGACAACTGTGGCGGCGCGGCCGAGCTCGCGAAGATCCTGCCGGATGCCGGCACGGACCCCGTCCAGACCATCATCAACACCATCATCAAGCCGCCGGCTACCAATGCGCCCACGGCGGAGATGAGCAACGCCGCGCTGCTGGCCGCCAGCCCCAGCTACAACGCGGTCCTGACGGCGGTGCTCGGCTTCATCAACACCGTGCCCCCCAGCGGCGCCGTGGCGGGCATCTACACCCGGGTGGACCATGCGCAAGGGGTGTGGCGGGCGCCCGCCAACGTGAGCCTCACCGCGGTGACGGACGCCACCTTCCGGGTGACGGACCCCATCCAGGCGCAGCTCAACGTGGATGCCCTCACCGGCAAGTCCATCAACGCCATCCGCACCTTCTCGGGGCAGGGCGTGCTGGTGTGGGGCGCGCGCACGCTGGCGGGCAACAGCCAGGACTGGCGTTACCTGAACGTGCGCCGCACGCTGATCATGATCGAGCAGTCCGTGAAGCTCGCCGCCCGGGCGTATGTCTTCTCGCCCAACGACGCCAGCACCTGGACCACGGTCAAGAGCACCATCACCAACTTCCTGCTGGGCCTGTGGGGCCAAGGGGCCCTCGTGGGGGCCAAGGCCCCCGATGCCTTCAGCGTCAACGTGGGCCTGGGCGTCACCATGAGCGCGCAGGACATCCTGGACGGCCGCATGAACATCGCCGTCAAGGTGGCCATTGTCCGCCCGGCGGAGTTCATCGTCATCACCTACACCCAGCAGCAGCAGCAGCAGGGATAG
- a CDS encoding phage tail protein gives MADDGSTQNAIWPLPSFSFQVSWGSEQKIAFQEVTGLEAETQVIEYRHSNSPNYSTIKMPGIAKYTNITMKKGIFVHDQRFWDWYSKITMNTYPRVTVVVQLLDEKQQPTMVWTLKNAWITKISGPSLKSDGNEVAVESVEVAHEGLTVANA, from the coding sequence GTGGCAGACGACGGCAGCACTCAAAATGCGATATGGCCTCTTCCGAGCTTCAGCTTTCAGGTGAGCTGGGGCTCGGAGCAGAAGATTGCCTTTCAGGAAGTGACGGGCCTGGAGGCGGAGACGCAGGTCATCGAGTACCGGCACAGCAACAGCCCGAACTACTCGACGATCAAGATGCCCGGCATCGCCAAGTACACCAACATCACGATGAAGAAGGGCATCTTCGTCCACGACCAGCGCTTCTGGGACTGGTACTCGAAGATCACCATGAACACCTACCCCCGCGTCACGGTGGTGGTGCAACTCCTGGACGAGAAGCAGCAGCCCACGATGGTGTGGACGCTGAAGAACGCGTGGATCACCAAGATCAGCGGGCCCTCGCTGAAGTCGGACGGGAACGAGGTGGCCGTGGAGTCCGTCGAGGTGGCCCACGAGGGCCTCACGGTGGCCAACGCGTAA
- a CDS encoding phage tail protein codes for MSDADYPPVGLFYAVRVGILSTETDSRFKEASGLSVELSVEEVGEGGENRFRHRLPGAARYPNLVLRRGMVVKTMPLYLWCKATLQANFALPIIPQTVQVVLLNEKAQPLRTWSLMNAWPVKWSVSDFHSMEAEVVIETLELSYQYFEVS; via the coding sequence ATGTCGGACGCCGATTACCCCCCCGTTGGCCTCTTCTACGCGGTCCGCGTGGGCATCCTGTCCACGGAGACGGACTCGCGGTTCAAGGAGGCCTCGGGCCTGTCCGTGGAGCTGAGCGTGGAGGAGGTGGGGGAGGGCGGGGAGAACCGGTTCAGGCACCGCCTGCCGGGGGCTGCCCGTTACCCCAACCTCGTCCTGCGGCGGGGGATGGTGGTGAAGACAATGCCGCTGTACCTGTGGTGCAAGGCCACGCTGCAAGCCAACTTCGCCCTCCCCATCATCCCGCAGACGGTCCAGGTCGTCCTGCTCAACGAGAAGGCCCAGCCGCTCCGGACCTGGTCCCTGATGAACGCCTGGCCGGTGAAGTGGAGCGTCTCGGACTTCCACTCCATGGAGGCCGAGGTGGTCATCGAGACGCTGGAGCTGTCCTACCAGTACTTCGAGGTCTCCTAG
- a CDS encoding DUF5908 family protein, protein MPIEIRELVIRAVVGAPPAPGRGRLREEDLERLKRELVAECLERLAEERAAKGRR, encoded by the coding sequence ATGCCCATCGAGATCCGCGAGCTTGTCATCCGTGCCGTCGTCGGTGCCCCGCCCGCTCCGGGCCGGGGCCGGCTCCGCGAGGAGGACCTCGAGCGGCTCAAGCGGGAACTTGTCGCCGAGTGCCTGGAGCGTCTGGCCGAGGAACGCGCGGCGAAGGGCCGGCGCTGA
- a CDS encoding CIS tube protein, producing the protein MSLPTKLVIKAYKTPDFSGEAGAYTVRVNPEKYSQSFEVRYNEEGSAGSMSVPLTFDHMLPSRLRFELLFDVTGALPNSATDLAEEINSFLSVVYNYQGSIHEPYYLKLYWGTLVFGARLMDLQLQYTLFRPDGSPLRARAEVSFASFVDPKTMAKQENKQSADLTHVVTVREGDSLPLLCQRIYGDATCYPWVARANGLTHFQRLRAGTRLVFPPMK; encoded by the coding sequence GTGTCCTTGCCCACCAAGCTCGTCATCAAGGCGTACAAGACGCCTGACTTCTCCGGCGAGGCGGGGGCGTACACCGTCCGCGTCAACCCGGAGAAGTACAGCCAGAGCTTCGAGGTCCGCTACAACGAGGAGGGCTCCGCGGGCTCCATGAGCGTGCCGCTCACGTTCGATCACATGCTCCCGTCGCGGCTGCGCTTCGAGCTGCTCTTCGACGTGACGGGGGCGCTGCCCAACAGCGCGACGGACCTGGCGGAAGAGATCAACAGCTTCCTCTCGGTGGTCTACAACTACCAGGGCAGCATCCACGAGCCCTACTACCTGAAGCTCTACTGGGGCACGCTGGTGTTCGGCGCACGGCTGATGGACCTGCAACTCCAGTACACGCTCTTCCGGCCGGATGGCTCACCGCTGCGGGCGCGCGCCGAGGTTTCCTTCGCCAGCTTCGTCGACCCCAAGACGATGGCGAAGCAGGAGAACAAGCAGTCAGCGGACCTGACCCACGTGGTGACCGTGCGGGAAGGAGACAGCCTGCCGCTGCTTTGCCAGCGCATCTACGGCGATGCCACGTGCTACCCCTGGGTGGCCCGGGCCAACGGGCTGACCCACTTCCAGCGCTTGCGAGCGGGGACGCGCCTCGTCTTCCCGCCGATGAAGTAG
- the vgrG gene encoding type VI secretion system tip protein VgrG has product MPASSPLTATSDLTSFALVANGRELDGSYQVLSIQVVSALNRLPFAQVELVDGSAAQGAFPLSASTTLAPGVTLEVKLGYHGDNQTVFSGVVTRQAIRKRGKGPAVLQVEARDKAVKMTISRGSAIFTDTTDSEVLGKLIRGHGLSAKVASTSPKLKELTQFYSTDWDFLVTRAEANGMVVAVSAGTVSVQAPDPSTSPVLGVTFGTDVLDFRLEEDAPSQLSSVRCSSWDYKSQKLIEATAKVSEANALGSPSSKKLAEVASPSEVEFQSSAPWAQDSLKAWAQGLMLRSELAKIRGEVRFQGSSKVEPGKTLSLEGFGDRFDGTAFLSGVTHEVREGRWTTQVEVGLEEKSFVETVPVTGPAAAGLLPGVVGLQNGVVKQIDKDPDGNVRVLVQIPVVGMKDGVWARLGSPYATSKAGIFFYPEVGDEVILGFVNEDPGNPIILGSLYSGSKKAPPFTPDAKNSHKAIKTNAGLEILFDEEGKVLTLQTPHGNKLVLSDEGDTITLQDKHENQIKMSATGIEIKSATQLKLTGKTGVSVQASVGNVELSAEAGKVEAKGLEVELSAEIELKASGTAKASLQAAGETSIQGALVRIN; this is encoded by the coding sequence ATGCCCGCCTCTTCCCCTTTGACGGCCACCAGCGATCTCACCTCCTTCGCCCTGGTGGCCAATGGGCGCGAGCTGGATGGCTCCTACCAGGTGCTCTCCATCCAGGTGGTGAGCGCGCTCAACCGCCTGCCCTTCGCGCAGGTGGAACTGGTGGACGGCAGTGCGGCCCAGGGGGCTTTTCCCTTGAGCGCCTCCACCACGCTGGCGCCTGGCGTGACGTTGGAGGTGAAGCTGGGCTACCACGGGGACAACCAGACCGTCTTCTCGGGGGTGGTGACGCGGCAGGCGATCCGCAAGCGCGGCAAGGGCCCGGCCGTCCTCCAGGTGGAGGCGCGGGACAAGGCGGTGAAGATGACCATTTCCCGCGGCAGCGCCATCTTCACGGACACCACGGACTCAGAGGTGCTGGGCAAGCTCATCCGCGGCCATGGTCTGAGTGCCAAGGTGGCCAGCACCAGCCCCAAGCTGAAGGAGTTGACCCAGTTTTACTCCACGGACTGGGACTTCCTCGTCACCCGCGCGGAGGCGAATGGAATGGTGGTGGCGGTGAGCGCGGGCACCGTGTCCGTGCAGGCACCGGATCCTTCCACCTCGCCCGTGCTCGGGGTCACCTTCGGCACGGACGTGCTGGACTTCCGCCTGGAGGAGGACGCGCCCTCGCAGTTGAGCTCGGTGCGCTGCTCCTCGTGGGATTACAAGAGCCAGAAGCTCATCGAGGCCACGGCCAAGGTGTCCGAGGCCAACGCCCTGGGCAGCCCCAGCAGCAAGAAGCTGGCGGAGGTGGCCAGCCCCAGTGAGGTGGAGTTCCAGTCCAGTGCCCCGTGGGCCCAGGACAGCCTCAAGGCCTGGGCCCAGGGGCTCATGCTGCGCTCCGAGCTGGCGAAGATCCGCGGCGAGGTGCGCTTCCAGGGCTCCTCCAAGGTGGAACCCGGCAAGACGCTGAGCCTGGAGGGCTTTGGCGACCGCTTTGATGGCACCGCCTTCCTCTCCGGCGTCACCCACGAGGTGAGGGAGGGCCGGTGGACGACCCAAGTGGAAGTGGGCCTGGAGGAGAAGTCCTTCGTGGAGACGGTTCCGGTGACGGGGCCTGCCGCCGCGGGCCTCCTGCCCGGCGTGGTGGGGCTCCAGAACGGCGTCGTCAAGCAGATCGACAAGGACCCGGATGGCAACGTCCGCGTGCTGGTGCAGATCCCCGTGGTGGGCATGAAGGACGGCGTGTGGGCCCGGCTGGGCTCGCCCTATGCCACCAGCAAGGCCGGCATCTTCTTCTATCCCGAGGTGGGCGACGAGGTCATCCTGGGCTTCGTCAACGAGGATCCTGGCAACCCCATCATCCTCGGCAGCCTGTACAGCGGCTCGAAGAAGGCGCCCCCCTTCACGCCGGACGCGAAGAACAGCCACAAGGCCATCAAGACGAACGCCGGGCTGGAGATCCTCTTCGATGAGGAGGGCAAGGTCCTCACGCTCCAGACGCCCCATGGCAACAAGCTCGTGCTCTCGGACGAGGGGGACACCATCACCCTCCAGGACAAGCACGAGAACCAGATCAAGATGTCGGCCACGGGCATCGAGATCAAAAGCGCCACCCAGTTGAAGTTGACGGGGAAGACGGGCGTCTCGGTGCAGGCCAGCGTGGGCAACGTGGAACTCAGCGCCGAAGCGGGCAAGGTCGAAGCCAAGGGGCTCGAAGTGGAGCTCAGCGCGGAGATCGAGCTGAAGGCTTCGGGCACGGCCAAGGCTTCGTTGCAGGCGGCCGGAGAGACCAGCATTCAGGGCGCCTTGGTGCGCATCAACTGA